Proteins found in one Diorhabda sublineata isolate icDioSubl1.1 chromosome 9, icDioSubl1.1, whole genome shotgun sequence genomic segment:
- the LOC130448900 gene encoding chitin deacetylase 1 isoform X2, with product MVDKRLWLCCLLILSIAYAQDDEEDEGNEPSIEKLCENRPADEYFRRSTDGDCREVVRCTKSGLKQITCPSGLAFDIDKQTCDWKGKVTTCDKLEKPRKVLPIFKTDEPRCPEGKLMCGNEECIDKELFCNGKAECKDESDENACDVDTDPNRAPDCDPTQCALPDCFCSADGTRIPGALEPSNVPQMITLSFNGAVNVDNIDLYEEIFSGTRLNPNGCQIKGNFFVSHKYTNYSAVQDLHRRGHEIAVFSLTHKEDPNYWSQGSYDDWLAEMAGARLIIERFANITDGSIIGVRAPYLRVGGNKQFEMMTDQFFIYDASITASLGRVPIWPYTLYFRMPHKCNGNAHNCPSRSHPVWEIVMNELDRRDDPTFDESLPGCHMVDSCSNIQTGDQFARLLRHNFNRHFNSNRAPLGLNFHASWLKSKKEFREELIKFIEEMLARNDVYFVTNSQIIQWIQNPTEINSLRDFSEWKEKCDIKGQPYCSLPNSCPLTTRELPGETLRLFTCMECPNNYPWILDPTGDGFSV from the exons ATGGTTGACAAAAGATTATGGCTGTGTTGTTTGTTGATACTTTCAATTG CTTATGCACAAGATGATGAAGAAGACGAAGGAAATGAACCATCAATAGAAAAACTTTGTGAAAATAGACCAGCTGACGAATATTTTCGAAGAAGTACTGACGGAGACTGCAGAGAAGTTGTAAG GTGTACAAAATCTGGTCTAAAACAAATCACTTGTCCCAGTGGATTGGCGTTTGACATCGATAAACAGACTTGTGACTGGAAAGGAAAGGTCACAACTTGCGATAAACTTGAGA aaCCAAGAAAAGTTCTTCCGATTTTTAAAACAGACGAACCACGATGCCCCGAAGGAAAACTTATGTGTGGTAATGAAGAATGTATTGATAAAGAGCTTTTCTGCAATGGAAAAGCTGAATGTAAAGATGAGTCTGACGAGAACGCATGtg atgTTGATACTGATCCGAATCGTGCACCAGATTGCGATCCAACCCAATGTGCTCTACCGGATTGTTTCTGTTCAGCTGACGGTACAAGAATTCCAGGTGCATTAGAACCTTCCAACGTACCACAAATGATTACGTTATCATTCAACGGTGCAGTTAACGTAGATAATATTGATCTTTACGAAGAAATCTTCTCCGGTACCAGACTCAATCCAAACGGTTGCCAAATTAAAGGAAACTTCTTCGTTTCTCACAAATATACTAACTACTCAGCAGTACAGGATCTTCACAGACGCGGTCACGAGATCGCAGTCTTTTCTTTAACACATAAAGAAGACCCAAACTACTGGTCGCAAGGTTCTTACGATGATTGGCTTGCTGAAATGGCAGGAGCTAGATTAATCATTGAAAGATTCGCTAACATCACCGATGGATCAATAATTGGTGTTCGCGCTCCTTATCTAAGAGTAGGAGGAAATAAACAATTCGAAATGATGACagatcaatttttcatctacGATGCCTCAATTACAGCTTCACTCGGACGCGTACCAATATGGCCTTACACTCTCTACTTCAGAATGCCACATAAATGTAATGGTAACGCTCATAACTGTCCTAGTAGAAGTCATCCAGTTTGGGAAATAGTCATGAACGAACTGGATAGACGTGATGACCCTACCTTCGACGAATCACTCCCAGGTTGTCACATGGTCGACTCTTGTTCTAACATCCAAACCGGAGATCAATTCGCTAGACTCTTGAGACACAACTTCAACAGACATTTCAATTCAAACAGAGCTCCTTTGGGACTGAACTTCCACGCTTCGTGGTTGAAAAGCAAAAAGGAATTCAGGGAAGAATTGATCAAGTTCATTGAAGAAATGTTGGCACGTAATGATGTTTACTTTGTAACAAACAGTCAAATCATCCAATGGATACAGAATCCAACTGAAATCAACTCATTAAGAGATTTCTCCGAATGGAAGGAGAAGTGCGACATCAAGGGTCAACCATACTGCTCCTTACCCAATTCATGTCCCTTGACTACCAGAGAATTGCCAGGGGAAACACTGCGACTTTTCACTTGTATGGAATGCCCAAATAATTATCCTTGGATATTAGATCCTACCGGAGACGGTTTCTCAGTTTAG
- the LOC130448900 gene encoding chitin deacetylase 1 isoform X1, which translates to MVDKRLWLCCLLILSIAYAQDDEEDEGNEPSIEKLCENRPADEYFRRSTDGDCREVVRCDFNSDIRGRTRLAAVKCPIGLAFDLDRQTCDWKVNVKNCDNLEKPRKVLPIFKTDEPRCPEGKLMCGNEECIDKELFCNGKAECKDESDENACDVDTDPNRAPDCDPTQCALPDCFCSADGTRIPGALEPSNVPQMITLSFNGAVNVDNIDLYEEIFSGTRLNPNGCQIKGNFFVSHKYTNYSAVQDLHRRGHEIAVFSLTHKEDPNYWSQGSYDDWLAEMAGARLIIERFANITDGSIIGVRAPYLRVGGNKQFEMMTDQFFIYDASITASLGRVPIWPYTLYFRMPHKCNGNAHNCPSRSHPVWEIVMNELDRRDDPTFDESLPGCHMVDSCSNIQTGDQFARLLRHNFNRHFNSNRAPLGLNFHASWLKSKKEFREELIKFIEEMLARNDVYFVTNSQIIQWIQNPTEINSLRDFSEWKEKCDIKGQPYCSLPNSCPLTTRELPGETLRLFTCMECPNNYPWILDPTGDGFSV; encoded by the exons ATGGTTGACAAAAGATTATGGCTGTGTTGTTTGTTGATACTTTCAATTG CTTATGCACAAGATGATGAAGAAGACGAAGGAAATGAACCATCAATAGAAAAACTTTGTGAAAATAGACCAGCTGACGAATATTTTCGAAGAAGTACTGACGGAGACTGCAGAGAAGTTGTAAG gTGTGATTTCAATTCAGACATTAGGGGTCGTACTAGACTAGCAGCTGTAAAATGTCCGATCGGACTAGCTTTCGATCTTGATCGACAGACTTGTGACTGGAAAGTCAATGTCAAAAATTGTGATAATCTAGAAA aaCCAAGAAAAGTTCTTCCGATTTTTAAAACAGACGAACCACGATGCCCCGAAGGAAAACTTATGTGTGGTAATGAAGAATGTATTGATAAAGAGCTTTTCTGCAATGGAAAAGCTGAATGTAAAGATGAGTCTGACGAGAACGCATGtg atgTTGATACTGATCCGAATCGTGCACCAGATTGCGATCCAACCCAATGTGCTCTACCGGATTGTTTCTGTTCAGCTGACGGTACAAGAATTCCAGGTGCATTAGAACCTTCCAACGTACCACAAATGATTACGTTATCATTCAACGGTGCAGTTAACGTAGATAATATTGATCTTTACGAAGAAATCTTCTCCGGTACCAGACTCAATCCAAACGGTTGCCAAATTAAAGGAAACTTCTTCGTTTCTCACAAATATACTAACTACTCAGCAGTACAGGATCTTCACAGACGCGGTCACGAGATCGCAGTCTTTTCTTTAACACATAAAGAAGACCCAAACTACTGGTCGCAAGGTTCTTACGATGATTGGCTTGCTGAAATGGCAGGAGCTAGATTAATCATTGAAAGATTCGCTAACATCACCGATGGATCAATAATTGGTGTTCGCGCTCCTTATCTAAGAGTAGGAGGAAATAAACAATTCGAAATGATGACagatcaatttttcatctacGATGCCTCAATTACAGCTTCACTCGGACGCGTACCAATATGGCCTTACACTCTCTACTTCAGAATGCCACATAAATGTAATGGTAACGCTCATAACTGTCCTAGTAGAAGTCATCCAGTTTGGGAAATAGTCATGAACGAACTGGATAGACGTGATGACCCTACCTTCGACGAATCACTCCCAGGTTGTCACATGGTCGACTCTTGTTCTAACATCCAAACCGGAGATCAATTCGCTAGACTCTTGAGACACAACTTCAACAGACATTTCAATTCAAACAGAGCTCCTTTGGGACTGAACTTCCACGCTTCGTGGTTGAAAAGCAAAAAGGAATTCAGGGAAGAATTGATCAAGTTCATTGAAGAAATGTTGGCACGTAATGATGTTTACTTTGTAACAAACAGTCAAATCATCCAATGGATACAGAATCCAACTGAAATCAACTCATTAAGAGATTTCTCCGAATGGAAGGAGAAGTGCGACATCAAGGGTCAACCATACTGCTCCTTACCCAATTCATGTCCCTTGACTACCAGAGAATTGCCAGGGGAAACACTGCGACTTTTCACTTGTATGGAATGCCCAAATAATTATCCTTGGATATTAGATCCTACCGGAGACGGTTTCTCAGTTTAG